The uncultured Desulfatiglans sp. DNA window GTCGGGTAGTCTCTTTTTCCCAATGCGAGGATCCCCAACCCTACATACGGAAGAGAGTCGGATGGATCTTTGTCGAGATCGGCCCGAAACAGCCGCTCCGCCTGCGTGTTATCTATGCTGCGGGCCATCACGACGGTCCTGAAGAGCGGATAGACCTTTCGAAACTGCTCGGCCTCGGGCGATGAGGCCTGCCCCGCGTAACCGCTCAGCAGGGTCTCGAGGTTCGCCATCCGTTCCGGCCCGGTCGGGTGGGTCAACAGGTAGGCCGGGATCTTATCCGACCCCAGCCAATTACCTTTGGCAATCTCTTTGAGGGTTTCCTCCATACCGTGCGGGTCGAAGCCACTGTCCGACATATATTTGAACCCGAGCTGGTCGGCCTGCCGCTCGTCTTCCCGGCTGTAGTGCAGCTGCGCCTGGATACCGGCCGCCATGGACCCGGCGATCAGCGCCTCGGCGGCCGTACCACCCAGCAGCGCGCCCGCGAGGATACCGGCCATCGTAATCAGACCGATCTTCTTGTTCTGCTCGATGCGCTGGGCCAGATGACGGGCTGTTACATGCCCGATTTCATGGCAGATCACTGCAGCCAGTTCGTCGACCTGATCGAGGGCGCCGATGAGCCCCGAAAAGACGAATATCTGTCCGCCCGGGGCTGCAAAAGCGTTCAACGTGGGATCTTTGATGATGTAAAAATGGAACGGGAACGGCTGGGTCTCGACCTGCTCGACCAGGTATCGTCCAAGACCGTTGAGGTATCGATTGGCAAAATCATCTTCGAGGAGGGTGAAGTATTCCCTGATCTGGGCCATAAACTCACGGCCGATCTCCTGCTCCTCATCCACCGAAAGGGCCCAGGCGGGACCAGCGCAGCACGGCCATTTCGGGCAGAGACCTGTCGTCACAAAAACCACCAGCAGGGTGAAAACGGCCATGATCCTGCGCATGAAACCTCCGATCAATCCGGCGGCGGGGCATTCTCGATGGGAACGCGCGGGGCCTCGACCCATAGCCCTTCAAGATCGTAAAACGTGCGCACCGGTTCATAGAAAAGATGGACCACGATATCCCCGAAGTCAAGCAGGATCCATTGCCCCTCCTGCTCTCCTTCAATGCCGTAGGGCCGGAACCCCGCCTCCCGCATTTTGCGCTGCAAGTGCCGGCTGAGCGCCTGGACCTGCCTGGAACTGCCGCCGCTCGCGATCAGAAAATAATCCGTCAACGAGGTAAGCTTCCCGACCTCAAAAAGGACCGGATTCAATGCCTTCCTTTCCAGAAGATAGCCGGCGCATTTCCGTGCTTTTTCAAGCGTATCCATGGTTTCTATAAAGCCCCGTCCTCTCGATGTATTCTCTTACGGGCTCGGGGATCAGAAAACGCACAGATCTCCTCTCCCGGCACAACCGCCTGATCCGCGATGCGGATATGTCCATCCGTGTCGTTTGCAGAAAGCGGATCGACTTGCCGGAGTGCGACGTGAAAAATCCCCGTTCATTCTCAGTGATGCCTGCGACGCCGAGCGACCGCAGGAACGCCGCGGGCTCTTCCAATTCGGTGCCTTCCCGGCCGATGACAACGAAATGCGCCCGTTCGAACAATTCGAGATAGGCCTTCCAGGTGTAAATCTCCAGAAAGGCGTCCATACCCAGGATAAAAAAGATCTCTGCCCGCGGGCCGAACATCGCCTGGCAATTTTTCAGCGTTTCTATGGAATAGGAAGGGCCGGGCCGCCTTCCCTCGAGATCGGATGCCTCGAGATACGGAGACGAGGAGACGCCCAGACGCGCCATTTCATATCGGTGCGCAAAGGGCGTAATCGGTTCCCGGGTCTTGTGAGGGGGCACGGCGGCGGGAATGAGGTATACCCTGGCCAGATCCAAATTTTCTCTGACCTCTTCGGCACCGCGCAGATGGCCGAGATGAATCGGATCGAAGGTTCCACCCAGCAAGCCGAGTCTCAAGGCAGTCTCTTTTTCGCCGCCGAGTCCTATCGTGCAAACCCTTTCTTTCGGGCTTACCGCCCGCGGCCGGGCGGGTCAGCTTCTGACCTGACCGCTGCCGTAAACGATGAACTTCGTGGTCGTCAGTTCTTCGAGGCCCATCGGGCCGAAGGCATGCAGTTTGGACGTGTTGATCCCGATCTCCGCCCCCAGCCCCAACTGATTCCCGTCGTTGAAACGGGTCGAGGCGTTCACCAACACCACGGAAGAATCGACCTCGCCCAGAAAACGCTGGGCGCGCGCGTAATCGGTCGTCACGATCGTTTCGGTATGTTTCGAGCCGTAGCGCTCGATATGATCCAGGGCCTCTTCGAGGTCCCCCACTACCTTCACCGCCAGGATCAGGTCCAAAAACTCCGCCGGCCAGTCCTCGGCGACCGCCGCCCTGACCTGCGGCGCGATCGACCGGGTGCGCTCGCAACCCCTGATCTCAACGCCGGCCTTTTCAAACCGTTCGATCATTGCGGGGAGGAATCTCCCCGCGATCCCTTCGTGTACGAGAAGGGTCTCCATGGCATTGCAGACGCCCGGACGCTGCACTTTCGCGTTGTAACAGATCTCCTCCGCCATGGGGATCTCGGCGTCTTGGTCCACGTAGACATGGCAAACCCCTTTGTAGTGCTTGAGAACGGGGATCTTCGAGTGATCGGCCACAAACCGGATCAAACCCTCCCCCCCACGCGGAATGATCAGGTCCACGTCTTCGTCGAGCCCGATCAGGATCGATACCGCCTCGCGGTCCGTCGTAGGCACCACCTGGACGGCCTTTTCCGGTAGCCCTGTTGCCTGCAAGGCCTCGGCCAGAATCTCAGCGAGGATCATATTGGACTGAATCGCCTCGGACCCACCTTTGAGGATGACCGCGTTTCCGGATTTCAGACAAAGCGCCGCGGCATCCACCGTCACATTGGGCCTCGATTCATAGATGAATCCGATGACCCCGATGGGAATACGCACACGTCCAACCAGGAGCCCATTCGGCCGGCGCCACATTCCGGTGACCATACCGACCGGATCCGGAAGTCCCGCGACCTCCTCTAGCCCCTGCGCCATGCCTTCTATCGTGGGGCCGGTCAAGGTCAGCCGGTCGATCATGGCTGCTGAAAGGCCCGCTTCACGCGCCCGGGCGACATCTTTCGCGTTTTCCTCCATTATCCTGTCGGAATACCGGCGCAGCAGCCCCGCCATCCGGTTCAAGGCGGCGTCCTTATCGGCCCGGCCTATGCTGCGCAGCGCCCGGGCAGCCTTCCCGGCCTCATCGGCCATCGTGCCGATCATCCCCTCCACTGACATAGATCGTCTCCTTCATCCAGCTGGCGCGCCAAGACAAGATTGTCGCGATGCACGACTTCGTCTTCGTGTTTGAAACCGAGGATAGCCTCTATCCCGGATGTCTTGGCACCCATGATCTTTTTGAGGTCGCCGCTGTGGTAATTGACCATCCCCACCGCGAGGTCCTCTCCTTCTTCGCTCACGATCAGGACGGCATCACCCAGGCTGAAACGCCCCACCACCTCTTTGATACCCGAAGGCAGAAGACTTTTGCCATTTTCCAGGAGCGCCGTCTCCGCCCCTTTGTCGACCACGATTTGCCCCCGGGGCGATTTGGTAAAAGCGATCCAGTGCTTCCGATGGCAGAGGGACACCGAACGCGGCATGAAAAGCGTCCCCTCCTCCTCCCCTTTCAGGACCCGCTTCAGGACGCCCGGCTTGAATCCATTGGCGATGACGGTCGGCACGCCCAAGAGCGCCACTTTCTGCGCCGCCTTGACCTTACTGGCCATGCCCCCCTTTCCCAGGAAACCCGGGATGGTGCTCGCATATCCCGAGACGCGTCGATCTACCTTGTCGATCGTATGGATCAGTCGCGCATCCTGGTGAACCCGCGGGTCCTTGTCGAACAAGCCGTCCAGGTTGGTCAGATTAACCAGCAGACCAGCCTCCGAAAGGCAGGTGATCATGGCGCTCAGGTTGTCGTTGTCACCGAACTTGATCTCATCCACGACCACGGTGTCGTTTTCGTTGATAATCGGCACGATCTTCCAGGAAAGCAGGGTCAACAGCGTGTTCCGTGCGTTGAGATAGCGGCGTCGATGGGTCAGGTCATCCCGCGTGACCAGGATCTGCGCCACTTTCTGGCGATGCCTGCCGAAGGCCTCTTCATAGGCGCGCATCAGACTGCTCTGGCCCACAGCGGCCAGGGCCTGTTGCTGGGAAACCGACTCCGGGCGCCTCTTGAGGCCGACCTTCCTGAGCCCGGAAGCAATGGCCCCGGAAGAAACCAGGATGATCTCGATCTTGCTCCGCCGGAGATCCGCAATATCGTCGGTGATGCTCTCGATAACGGTCCGGTTCAACCCATCGGAGGCTGTCAGCACACCGCTGCCGACCTTGACGACGATCCTCCTGATCCCTTTCAGCAAGGCCTCCCGGCCAGGAGTCTTCACAGGCCCCGTCTGCAATTCAGACTTCAACCATCCACCTCCGGCTTCGCACAGGAAGGATCCGCCTCCCGGGGATCAAGGCATTCCAGCCCCCAGACATCCCAATTGAGGAGGATCAACCGCTTCAGGTCCTGGACGCCCTGCCCCTTCAGCGCCGACAAACCGATCCAGGGCACCCCTTTCTCTTCCAGGGTTCGCCCGATCCGTGCCACCTTCCCATTCCCGTCATCCAGCAGATCCACCTTGTTCATAAGCACGACCTGGGGCTTCTCGGCCAGGACGGGGCTGTAGGCCTCCAATTCATTGCGAATCCGGCGATAATCTTCCAGGACGTCTTCAACCGTGCCGTCCGCAGCATCAAGGAGGTGAAAAAGCACGCCCGTTCGCTCGATATGTTTCAGGAACCGGAGTCCAAGCCCGCGGCCTTCGCTCGCACCCTCGATCAAACCAGGCACATCGGCAAGGATGACGGAGTGATCGTCGTCGAGATCCAGCACTCCAAGATTGGGGATCAGGGTCGTGAAGGGGTAGTCCCCGATTTTGGGACGCGCCATGGTCAAAGCGGCAAGCAGCGTAGACTTCCCCGCGTTGGGAAGCCCCACCAAGCCGATGTGGGCGAGCAGTTTAAGAGAAAGTCTTATCTTGAGTTCAACGCCGGGAATGCCCGGCTGAGCCATACGCGGGGTCCGGTTCGTAGCGGTGGCGAAATGGCGGTTGCCTTTCCCGCCCTGACCACCCGGAAGCAGCAGAAACCGCTCTCCAGCCCGTACGAGATCGACAATGAAGTCGCCTGTCAAAGCATTTTCAACAATGGTACCCAAAGGCACCGGAAGGATCAGGTCTTCGCCGTTTCTGCCGGTGCATTGATTGCCCCCGCCCGGCGAGCCGCTCCCCGCCTTGAAGGATCTCCGGGACCGGTAAGCCGACAGGCTGTGACAGGTTTTATCGGCCGACAGGATGACATCGCCGCCGTCTCCGCCGTCTCCGCCATCAGGGCCTCCCTTGGGGATGTACTTTTCCCGTCTGAAACTGACACAACCCCCGCCGCCATCTCCTGACCTGACCGTAATGACCACTTCGTCCAGAAAATCCATCTTCCATCTCTCAGGCGGGATGGGACGGGCGGTCCATCAGACCGTCGCGATGCTGACCTTCTTGCGGGTCTTGCCAAAACGCTCGTAAGCGACCACCCCATCGACCAGGGCAAAGAGCGTGTAATCCCTCCCGAGGCCCACGTTTCTGCCCGGATGGATCTTCGTCCCCTTCTGCCGAACAAGGATATTGCCCGCTTTCACCTGCTGGCCACCGTAACGCTTGATGCCGAACCTCTGCCCGGCACTGTCGCGACCATTGCGCGAACTGCCGCCTGCTTTCTTATGTGCCATTTTATCCCTCTGTCTCGATCCTGTCCGGAAATGTTCTTTTCAGCCAATCTTCGCGTCAGCCTGCACGCCTGCCCGGGTAGCGACCACCCGGTCGCCTCCGCGCAAACGCTTGATTCCCTTCAGATCGGCCAAAAACCCTCTGCTCCGGATTGGAAACTCGTTCGTACCGGCGAATCATTTCGGGATACAACCCACCTCGAAAAAATCACCGCCCCAATCACTCGATGCTCTCTATATGGACCAGGCTGAAGGCCTGGCGGTGCCCCCGAAGTTTGCGGATATTCTTGCGCCTTTTGTATTTGAAAACCAGAATCTTCTTGCCTTGACCCTGGCCCTTGATGCGGCCGATCACCTTGGCGTTCTCGACGACAGGCTGCCCGACGACGACCGAATCGCCATCAGCGCGCAAAAGGACGTCCTCGAAAACGACCGCGTCGCCCACCGCG harbors:
- a CDS encoding Tetratricopeptide repeat protein, whose translation is MRRIMAVFTLLVVFVTTGLCPKWPCCAGPAWALSVDEEQEIGREFMAQIREYFTLLEDDFANRYLNGLGRYLVEQVETQPFPFHFYIIKDPTLNAFAAPGGQIFVFSGLIGALDQVDELAAVICHEIGHVTARHLAQRIEQNKKIGLITMAGILAGALLGGTAAEALIAGSMAAGIQAQLHYSREDERQADQLGFKYMSDSGFDPHGMEETLKEIAKGNWLGSDKIPAYLLTHPTGPERMANLETLLSGYAGQASSPEAEQFRKVYPLFRTVVMARSIDNTQAERLFRADLDKDPSDSLPYVGLGILALGKRDYPTAIDFMEKALKRGKYYRLPLLTYLGQAYQLSGRDEDAVRTLKESLSELGENSTAFYYLGLSYLNLGQYTQSAEIFERLAVSPAAKDDVYYHLGIAYGRLNRLAEAHYNFGLYFSKLNQADKARFHFEKAKELSADHSILAQKISLQLQELEKADHR
- the rpmA gene encoding 50S ribosomal subunit protein L27 (Evidence 2a : Function from experimental evidences in other organisms; PubMedId : 10094780, 1225626, 12809609, 7556101, 8312607; Product type s : structure) — encoded protein: MAHKKAGGSSRNGRDSAGQRFGIKRYGGQQVKAGNILVRQKGTKIHPGRNVGLGRDYTLFALVDGVVAYERFGKTRKKVSIATV
- the proA gene encoding gamma-glutamylphosphate reductase (Evidence 2a : Function from experimental evidences in other organisms; PubMedId : 1282191, 6089111, 6255065, 6337636; Product type e : enzyme), with the protein product MSVEGMIGTMADEAGKAARALRSIGRADKDAALNRMAGLLRRYSDRIMEENAKDVARAREAGLSAAMIDRLTLTGPTIEGMAQGLEEVAGLPDPVGMVTGMWRRPNGLLVGRVRIPIGVIGFIYESRPNVTVDAAALCLKSGNAVILKGGSEAIQSNMILAEILAEALQATGLPEKAVQVVPTTDREAVSILIGLDEDVDLIIPRGGEGLIRFVADHSKIPVLKHYKGVCHVYVDQDAEIPMAEEICYNAKVQRPGVCNAMETLLVHEGIAGRFLPAMIERFEKAGVEIRGCERTRSIAPQVRAAVAEDWPAEFLDLILAVKVVGDLEEALDHIERYGSKHTETIVTTDYARAQRFLGEVDSSVVLVNASTRFNDGNQLGLGAEIGINTSKLHAFGPMGLEELTTTKFIVYGSGQVRS
- a CDS encoding hypothetical protein (Evidence 5 : Unknown function) encodes the protein MCHFIPLSRSCPEMFFSANLRVSLHACPGSDHPVASAQTLDSLQIGQKPSAPDWKLVRTGESFRDTTHLEKITAPITRCSLYGPG
- the rsfS gene encoding Ribosomal silencing factor RsfS: MDTLEKARKCAGYLLERKALNPVLFEVGKLTSLTDYFLIASGGSSRQVQALSRHLQRKMREAGFRPYGIEGEQEGQWILLDFGDIVVHLFYEPVRTFYDLEGLWVEAPRVPIENAPPPD
- the rplU gene encoding 50S ribosomal subunit protein L21 (Evidence 2a : Function from experimental evidences in other organisms; PubMedId : 10094780, 387076, 8312607; Product type s : structure), translated to MYAVIKTGGKQYKVAAGDELRCEKLPGAVGDAVVFEDVLLRADGDSVVVGQPVVENAKVIGRIKGQGQGKKILVFKYKRRKNIRKLRGHRQAFSLVHIESIE
- the nadD gene encoding putative nicotinate-nucleotide adenylyltransferase (Evidence 3 : Putative function from multiple computational evidences), which produces MRLGLLGGTFDPIHLGHLRGAEEVRENLDLARVYLIPAAVPPHKTREPITPFAHRYEMARLGVSSSPYLEASDLEGRRPGPSYSIETLKNCQAMFGPRAEIFFILGMDAFLEIYTWKAYLELFERAHFVVIGREGTELEEPAAFLRSLGVAGITENERGFFTSHSGKSIRFLQTTRMDISASRIRRLCRERRSVRFLIPEPVREYIERTGLYRNHGYA
- the proB gene encoding gamma-glutamate kinase (Evidence 2a : Function from experimental evidences in other organisms; PubMedId : 6089111, 6255065, 6341601; Product type e : enzyme) — protein: MKSELQTGPVKTPGREALLKGIRRIVVKVGSGVLTASDGLNRTVIESITDDIADLRRSKIEIILVSSGAIASGLRKVGLKRRPESVSQQQALAAVGQSSLMRAYEEAFGRHRQKVAQILVTRDDLTHRRRYLNARNTLLTLLSWKIVPIINENDTVVVDEIKFGDNDNLSAMITCLSEAGLLVNLTNLDGLFDKDPRVHQDARLIHTIDKVDRRVSGYASTIPGFLGKGGMASKVKAAQKVALLGVPTVIANGFKPGVLKRVLKGEEEGTLFMPRSVSLCHRKHWIAFTKSPRGQIVVDKGAETALLENGKSLLPSGIKEVVGRFSLGDAVLIVSEEGEDLAVGMVNYHSGDLKKIMGAKTSGIEAILGFKHEDEVVHRDNLVLARQLDEGDDLCQWRG
- the obgE gene encoding GTPase involved in cell partioning and DNA repair (Evidence 2a : Function from experimental evidences in other organisms; PubMedId : 12402086, 12826057, 15737924; Product type cp : cell process); the protein is MDFLDEVVITVRSGDGGGGCVSFRREKYIPKGGPDGGDGGDGGDVILSADKTCHSLSAYRSRRSFKAGSGSPGGGNQCTGRNGEDLILPVPLGTIVENALTGDFIVDLVRAGERFLLLPGGQGGKGNRHFATATNRTPRMAQPGIPGVELKIRLSLKLLAHIGLVGLPNAGKSTLLAALTMARPKIGDYPFTTLIPNLGVLDLDDDHSVILADVPGLIEGASEGRGLGLRFLKHIERTGVLFHLLDAADGTVEDVLEDYRRIRNELEAYSPVLAEKPQVVLMNKVDLLDDGNGKVARIGRTLEEKGVPWIGLSALKGQGVQDLKRLILLNWDVWGLECLDPREADPSCAKPEVDG